The following proteins come from a genomic window of Solwaraspora sp. WMMA2065:
- a CDS encoding ABC transporter substrate-binding protein: MNRPTLVVNRPRLVGLLAAALLAGPVAACADSAADTDAAPDPTTCGPVTAVVDDAVTPLDPAPQPALPVTVTDAAGDRVTVTDAGRILAVNLYGSIAEIVFSLGLGGRVVGRDTSTDFPAAANLPLVTPGGHDLSTEAVMALDPSVVLLDDSIGPPEVLDQLRAAGIPVVRIGDEQSLAAVPVHIREVAAALGVADAGEALVARVEGEIAAARDGIADDAERPRVAFLYLRGTAGVYLMGGEGAGSDAMIAAAGGEDAGTTIGLARFRPLTSEGLINAAPDIILVMTKGLESVGGVDGLVAMPGVAQTPAGQQRRIVDMDDTVLLNFGTRTGKAIQALARAIHGCR, from the coding sequence GTGAACCGCCCGACACTGGTCGTGAACCGCCCGAGGCTGGTCGGGCTGCTCGCCGCCGCGCTACTCGCCGGCCCGGTGGCCGCCTGCGCCGACAGCGCCGCCGACACCGACGCGGCACCGGATCCAACGACCTGCGGGCCGGTCACCGCCGTCGTCGACGACGCGGTGACGCCGCTGGACCCGGCACCGCAGCCGGCGTTGCCGGTCACCGTCACCGACGCCGCCGGCGACCGGGTCACGGTGACCGACGCCGGCCGAATCCTGGCCGTCAACCTGTACGGCTCCATCGCCGAGATCGTGTTCAGCCTCGGCCTCGGTGGCCGGGTCGTCGGGCGGGACACCTCCACCGACTTCCCGGCCGCCGCCAACCTGCCGCTGGTCACTCCCGGCGGGCACGACCTGTCCACCGAGGCGGTCATGGCGCTGGACCCCAGCGTGGTGCTGCTCGATGACAGCATCGGCCCGCCCGAGGTGCTCGACCAGCTCCGCGCCGCCGGCATCCCGGTGGTACGCATCGGCGACGAGCAGAGCCTGGCCGCCGTACCGGTGCACATCCGGGAGGTCGCCGCCGCGCTCGGCGTCGCCGACGCCGGCGAGGCACTCGTCGCCCGGGTCGAGGGCGAGATCGCCGCCGCCCGCGACGGCATCGCGGACGACGCCGAGCGACCCCGGGTCGCCTTCCTCTACCTGCGCGGCACCGCCGGCGTCTACCTGATGGGCGGCGAAGGCGCCGGCTCGGACGCGATGATCGCCGCGGCCGGCGGCGAGGACGCCGGCACCACCATCGGACTGGCCCGGTTCCGGCCGCTGACCAGCGAGGGTCTGATTAACGCCGCGCCGGACATCATTCTGGTGATGACCAAGGGCCTCGAATCGGTCGGCGGGGTGGACGGACTGGTCGCCATGCCCGGCGTGGCCCAGACCCCAGCTGGTCAGCAGCGGCGGATTGTCGACATGGACGACACCGTGCTGCTCAACTTCGGGACCCGCACCGGCAAGGCGATCCAGGCTCTCGCCCGTGCCATCCACGGATGCCGGTGA
- a CDS encoding RICIN domain-containing protein: MTATRWRRWRTGVVALATTAMVATGAAVGVQYAAAATVDTGAWYVMLSRHSGKAIDLYGGATHDGAPIVQWTRNDSAAQQWQFVDVGSGYYKIRSRHSGKYLELPNAVDGAQLIQNYDNGSTRQHFRLADSDSGYVRFISRHSNKALDVWQWSTSDGGIISQYQDVNGWNQQWQMVRLDSSGGCGSGSFNAEAVQNGSTWTARNGGSTVYTGSSMLSAMQAAVNSLSAGRNSKQKVVVRGSGSISAGSRLSLPSYTVLEVCGTVNVTGSGSGDQAVVYARGVTDVEVTRLNITGNPLYGIFIRNGNNITLGQIDIRVTAGLGIRIDNHGDRSQRSRNVRIDNVYVQGTSNHGVETYGVDGLTVGTVTARNTGYSGLILNDTINATVGTVDAQGAGTGTGYAGFRMANRNGRVGDSYPTNIRVGTVIARGGGRGIFCVSESGGAVIDRIDISGTGSNSILLENCYNVTIAAVSGTVNGSDVRIASRTEFPVSRDITLQNLTLTNSQINENPCGQNIVIRNIALNNSTINRC; the protein is encoded by the coding sequence ATGACAGCCACCAGATGGCGGCGCTGGCGTACCGGCGTCGTGGCGCTCGCCACGACCGCCATGGTCGCAACCGGCGCGGCGGTTGGCGTGCAGTACGCCGCAGCTGCCACCGTCGACACCGGCGCCTGGTACGTGATGCTCAGCCGGCACAGCGGCAAGGCAATCGATCTCTACGGCGGGGCAACCCATGACGGCGCACCGATCGTCCAGTGGACGCGCAACGACAGCGCGGCGCAGCAGTGGCAGTTCGTTGACGTCGGCAGCGGCTACTACAAGATCAGATCTCGGCACAGCGGCAAGTACCTGGAGCTGCCGAACGCGGTCGACGGGGCCCAGCTGATTCAGAACTACGACAACGGCAGCACCCGGCAGCACTTCCGGCTCGCCGACTCGGACAGCGGCTACGTCCGCTTCATCAGCCGGCACAGCAACAAGGCTCTCGATGTGTGGCAGTGGTCCACCTCGGACGGCGGAATCATCTCGCAGTACCAGGACGTCAACGGCTGGAACCAGCAGTGGCAGATGGTCCGGTTGGACAGCTCCGGCGGCTGCGGGTCCGGCTCGTTCAACGCCGAAGCCGTACAGAACGGGTCGACCTGGACGGCGCGCAACGGCGGCAGCACCGTCTACACCGGCTCCAGCATGCTGTCGGCCATGCAGGCCGCGGTGAACAGCCTGTCGGCCGGGCGCAACAGCAAGCAGAAGGTCGTCGTCCGCGGCTCCGGGTCGATCAGCGCCGGCTCCCGGCTGTCGCTGCCGTCGTACACCGTCCTGGAGGTCTGCGGCACGGTCAACGTGACCGGTTCCGGCTCCGGCGACCAGGCCGTGGTGTACGCCCGCGGCGTCACCGACGTCGAGGTGACCCGGCTCAACATCACCGGCAATCCGCTGTACGGGATCTTCATCCGCAACGGCAACAACATCACCCTCGGCCAGATCGACATCCGGGTCACCGCCGGCCTGGGCATCCGGATCGACAACCACGGTGACCGCAGCCAGCGCTCCCGCAACGTGCGGATCGACAACGTGTACGTGCAGGGCACCAGCAACCACGGGGTCGAGACGTACGGGGTCGACGGACTGACGGTCGGCACCGTCACCGCACGCAACACCGGCTACTCCGGCCTGATACTCAACGACACCATCAACGCGACCGTCGGCACCGTCGACGCGCAGGGCGCCGGCACCGGCACCGGGTACGCCGGGTTCCGGATGGCCAACCGCAACGGCCGGGTCGGCGACAGCTACCCGACGAACATCCGGGTCGGTACGGTCATCGCCCGGGGCGGTGGCCGGGGCATCTTCTGCGTGTCGGAGTCCGGCGGTGCGGTCATCGACCGGATCGACATCTCCGGCACCGGCAGCAACTCGATCCTGCTGGAGAACTGCTACAACGTGACCATCGCGGCGGTCTCCGGTACGGTCAACGGCTCGGACGTACGGATCGCCTCGCGCACCGAGTTCCCGGTGTCGCGCGACATCACCCTGCAGAACCTGACGCTGACCAACTCGCAGATCAACGAGAACCCGTGCGGGCAGAACATCGTGATCCGCAACATCGCCCTGAACAACTCGACCATCAACCGCTGCTGA
- a CDS encoding DUF916 domain-containing protein, which produces MSAPPARRPHRRRAAIGLLVAGLLALPGATPAAAQPAGPAPADAVTWAVQPSSADGPTGRNYFVYDLAPGAEITDHVAVRNLGDQDRTFTVYGTDGFLTDDGAFALLPADQPATDVGTWIHFDQREYAIPGGERLDIPFRLTVPANATPGDHAGGVIGSIAQLRTDASGQQVNVDQRVAARVYLRVDGPVLPAVNIESMSISYDDPVNPLGDGDVEVTYQVRNTGNIRVGGTGAVLLDGPLGWELARTDPVDLPELLPGSTFTVTEKITGVPPALRLTATVDLAPTTVDEALPPVTRTAGIWAPPWLLLATIVALAGWFGVRRWRARRAAAAVATPASPAVTPASNGSPDVEPAEDGAASSSPASSPAR; this is translated from the coding sequence ATGTCCGCCCCGCCCGCCCGTCGCCCGCACCGTCGCCGCGCCGCCATCGGCCTGTTGGTGGCCGGGCTGCTCGCGTTGCCCGGCGCCACCCCGGCCGCCGCGCAGCCGGCCGGTCCGGCTCCGGCCGACGCGGTCACCTGGGCGGTACAGCCGTCCAGCGCGGACGGGCCGACCGGACGCAACTACTTCGTCTACGACCTCGCCCCGGGCGCGGAGATCACCGACCACGTCGCGGTGCGCAACCTCGGCGACCAGGACCGGACGTTCACCGTGTACGGCACTGACGGGTTCCTCACCGACGACGGTGCGTTCGCCCTGCTCCCGGCCGACCAACCGGCCACCGACGTCGGCACCTGGATCCACTTCGACCAGCGGGAGTACGCGATCCCGGGCGGTGAGCGGCTGGACATCCCGTTCCGCCTGACGGTGCCGGCCAACGCGACACCCGGCGACCACGCCGGCGGGGTGATCGGTTCGATCGCCCAACTCCGTACCGACGCCAGCGGCCAGCAGGTCAACGTCGACCAGCGGGTCGCCGCCCGGGTCTACCTGCGGGTCGACGGCCCGGTCCTGCCAGCGGTCAACATCGAATCGATGAGCATCAGCTACGACGACCCGGTCAACCCGCTGGGCGACGGTGACGTGGAGGTCACCTACCAGGTGCGCAACACCGGGAACATCCGTGTCGGTGGTACGGGCGCGGTGCTGCTGGACGGCCCGCTGGGCTGGGAGCTGGCCCGCACCGATCCGGTCGACCTGCCCGAACTGCTGCCCGGCAGCACCTTCACGGTGACCGAGAAGATCACCGGCGTACCGCCGGCGCTGCGGCTGACCGCCACCGTCGACCTGGCCCCGACCACCGTGGACGAGGCGTTGCCACCGGTCACCCGTACCGCCGGTATCTGGGCACCGCCGTGGTTGCTGCTCGCCACGATCGTCGCCCTCGCCGGGTGGTTCGGGGTACGCCGCTGGCGTGCCCGCCGCGCGGCCGCAGCCGTGGCCACCCCGGCTTCGCCTGCGGTCACCCCCGCCTCGAACGGTTCGCCGGACGTCGAGCCCGCCGAAGACGGTGCCGCCTCGTCGTCGCCCGCCTCGTCGCCCGCGCGATGA
- a CDS encoding HtaA domain-containing protein — translation MITSRAGALGRRSATWAAAAVLGAATALVGAAPAVAAPADITEASLNWGFKESFCNYVSSGDGNPPIAASDGASIDADGTFAFPSTGGSYDAETGETNATYGGTVVFSFPAHTFTITLANPTVAISGGTAVLKADVELVSTAFPSVDVTQAVIADLTTTSANLVAGADGITGTDLAATLTADGATAFAGFYPAGQVLDPLSFEAFTSGGGGPAAPSVDATPDTGVDPAGATITVDGSGFDPQANNAAGIYVSFGPKVDEHWTNASVLQVTKWVSSTNEPTDARDTMNLDGSFSTTLPISAQYTDRNGNAVDCTVTQCYVITFAARGSADRSQDTFTPISFAAPVGGGDASQQIAATVLAGGPLTLSVAGSSVTLPPTGNGAVTSGELNTATVSDLRGTNAGWSLVGQVGDFVASGDAVIAADNLGWAPTASVVDDPLIGATGTVTPGAVADPGAGLGTARALCTSAAGASAGSFTCGAQLNLGVPAGAVSGDYTATLTLTLS, via the coding sequence ATGATCACATCCAGAGCTGGTGCTCTGGGGCGACGGTCGGCAACCTGGGCGGCTGCGGCCGTACTCGGCGCCGCGACCGCACTCGTTGGCGCCGCACCCGCCGTGGCTGCCCCTGCCGACATCACCGAGGCAAGCCTGAACTGGGGCTTCAAGGAGTCGTTCTGCAACTACGTGTCGTCCGGCGACGGCAACCCGCCGATCGCGGCGAGTGACGGTGCGTCGATCGACGCCGATGGAACGTTCGCCTTCCCGTCCACCGGCGGCAGCTACGACGCCGAGACCGGTGAGACGAACGCCACGTACGGCGGCACGGTCGTCTTCTCGTTCCCGGCGCACACGTTCACCATCACCCTCGCCAACCCGACGGTGGCCATCTCCGGCGGCACCGCCGTCCTCAAGGCCGACGTCGAGTTGGTGAGCACCGCGTTCCCGTCGGTCGACGTCACCCAGGCGGTCATCGCCGACCTCACCACCACCAGCGCCAACCTGGTGGCCGGTGCGGACGGGATAACCGGCACCGACCTGGCCGCCACCCTGACCGCCGATGGCGCCACCGCCTTCGCCGGCTTCTACCCAGCTGGCCAGGTCCTCGACCCGCTGTCGTTCGAGGCGTTCACCTCCGGCGGCGGTGGACCGGCAGCTCCGTCCGTCGACGCCACCCCGGACACTGGCGTCGACCCGGCCGGCGCCACCATCACCGTCGACGGCAGCGGCTTCGACCCGCAGGCCAACAACGCCGCAGGGATCTACGTGTCGTTCGGCCCGAAGGTCGACGAACACTGGACCAACGCCAGTGTCCTGCAGGTCACCAAGTGGGTGAGCAGCACCAACGAGCCGACCGACGCCCGGGACACGATGAACCTGGACGGCTCGTTCAGCACCACGCTGCCGATCAGTGCCCAGTACACCGACCGCAACGGCAACGCGGTCGACTGCACTGTCACCCAGTGCTATGTGATCACCTTCGCTGCGCGCGGCTCCGCCGACCGCAGCCAGGACACCTTCACTCCGATCAGCTTCGCGGCCCCGGTCGGCGGCGGCGACGCCAGCCAGCAGATCGCCGCGACCGTGCTGGCCGGCGGCCCGCTCACGCTCAGCGTGGCCGGTTCCTCGGTCACCCTGCCGCCGACCGGCAACGGCGCCGTCACCAGCGGCGAGCTGAACACCGCCACCGTGTCCGACCTGCGCGGCACCAACGCCGGCTGGAGTCTGGTCGGCCAGGTGGGTGACTTCGTCGCCAGCGGCGACGCGGTCATCGCGGCGGACAACCTCGGCTGGGCGCCCACCGCGTCCGTGGTGGACGACCCGCTGATCGGGGCGACCGGCACGGTCACCCCGGGCGCGGTGGCCGACCCGGGTGCCGGACTCGGCACCGCTCGGGCGCTGTGCACCTCGGCTGCCGGCGCCAGCGCCGGCAGCTTCACCTGCGGCGCGCAGCTCAACCTCGGCGTACCCGCTGGGGCGGTGTCGGGTGACTACACCGCGACCCTGACGCTGACCTTGTCCTGA
- a CDS encoding iron ABC transporter permease, which produces MTLPVLAARRPLLLTGLAGTLLVVGVVAAGSGQVQIAPAEVVASVLHRLGLEIGALPTAPHGENALWIVRFPRVVLAAVVGASLGCAGAVMQGVFGNPLAEPGVIGVSSGAAVGAALAIVTGFSALGGWTLAAAAFVGGLATTYLVYALSRADGRTEVVTLVLTGIAVNAVAGAAIGLLMFVTDAAGVQAIAFWNLGSLAQANWNAVAVALPCLIVGLAAALASAGKLDLLALGERSARHLGVDVERLRVRMIVVTALLGAAAVAFTGVISFIGLVVPHLVRMVAGPGHRVLLPASALGGAVVVIAADLAARTLVEYQELPLGVLTAVVGGPAFFWLLRRTRRRAGGWG; this is translated from the coding sequence ATGACACTCCCGGTACTCGCCGCCCGCCGGCCGCTGCTGCTCACCGGCCTCGCCGGCACGTTGCTCGTGGTCGGCGTGGTCGCTGCCGGCTCCGGACAGGTGCAGATCGCCCCGGCCGAGGTGGTCGCGTCGGTGCTGCACCGGCTCGGCCTGGAGATCGGCGCGTTGCCGACCGCACCGCACGGCGAGAACGCGCTGTGGATCGTCCGGTTCCCCCGGGTCGTCCTGGCCGCGGTCGTCGGCGCGTCGCTCGGCTGCGCTGGCGCCGTCATGCAGGGCGTCTTCGGTAACCCGCTGGCCGAGCCCGGCGTCATCGGAGTCTCCTCCGGAGCGGCGGTCGGCGCCGCTCTGGCCATCGTCACCGGGTTCTCCGCACTCGGCGGCTGGACGTTGGCCGCCGCCGCTTTCGTCGGCGGGCTGGCCACCACCTACCTGGTGTACGCGTTGTCCCGCGCCGACGGACGTACCGAGGTGGTCACCCTGGTACTCACCGGCATCGCGGTCAACGCCGTCGCCGGTGCCGCGATCGGGCTGCTGATGTTCGTCACCGACGCGGCCGGGGTGCAGGCGATCGCCTTCTGGAACCTCGGCAGCCTGGCCCAGGCCAACTGGAACGCGGTGGCGGTGGCCCTGCCCTGCCTGATCGTCGGGTTGGCCGCCGCGCTCGCCTCGGCCGGCAAGCTGGACCTGCTCGCCCTCGGCGAACGCTCCGCACGTCATCTCGGGGTGGACGTGGAACGGCTGCGGGTACGCATGATCGTCGTCACCGCGCTGCTCGGTGCCGCCGCGGTGGCCTTCACCGGCGTGATCAGCTTCATCGGTCTGGTGGTGCCGCATCTGGTCCGGATGGTCGCCGGACCAGGGCACCGGGTGCTGCTACCGGCCAGCGCGCTCGGTGGGGCGGTGGTGGTGATCGCCGCCGATCTGGCCGCCCGGACCCTGGTCGAGTACCAGGAACTGCCGCTCGGGGTGCTCACCGCGGTGGTCGGCGGTCCGGCCTTCTTCTGGCTGCTGCGCCGTACCCGGCGGCGGGCCGGAGGTTGGGGATGA